Proteins encoded by one window of Martelella endophytica:
- a CDS encoding carbohydrate ABC transporter permease, with product MFPTPIENATPARRRAYYITVWIAMIVWLLPIIGIAVTSIRSVQDLNAGNYWGWPTDISAVANYTRVFTSSPMLRFLFNSTVITLLACVGSIALSAMAGFALSRYRFRGATLLLALFIAGNFVPFQMLMIPVRDIALHVIPVYDTIWALVIFHIAFQTGFCTLFMRNFIAELPNELIEAARVEGVSEIKIFLHVILPLVRPAMAALFVLIFTFVWNDYFWSLVLVQSDSARPVTAGIQALKETWTNTWHLISAGSLLAAVPPVLVFFLMQRQFIAGLTFGATKG from the coding sequence ATGTTTCCGACCCCGATCGAAAACGCCACGCCCGCCCGCCGCAGGGCCTATTACATCACCGTCTGGATCGCGATGATCGTCTGGCTGCTGCCGATCATCGGCATCGCCGTCACCTCGATCCGCTCGGTCCAGGATCTCAATGCCGGCAATTACTGGGGCTGGCCGACGGACATCAGCGCTGTCGCCAACTACACCCGGGTCTTCACCTCCTCGCCGATGCTGCGTTTCCTGTTCAATTCGACGGTGATCACGCTTCTTGCCTGCGTCGGATCGATCGCGCTTTCGGCGATGGCTGGCTTTGCGCTCAGCCGCTACCGCTTCCGCGGCGCGACGCTGCTTCTGGCGCTGTTCATCGCCGGCAATTTCGTACCGTTCCAGATGCTGATGATCCCGGTGCGCGACATCGCGCTCCATGTCATCCCGGTCTACGACACGATCTGGGCGCTGGTGATCTTCCACATCGCCTTCCAGACCGGTTTTTGCACGCTTTTCATGCGCAATTTCATCGCCGAACTGCCGAACGAGCTGATCGAGGCGGCGCGGGTGGAGGGCGTCAGCGAGATCAAGATCTTTCTCCATGTGATCCTGCCGCTGGTGCGGCCTGCCATGGCCGCGCTCTTCGTGCTGATCTTCACCTTCGTCTGGAACGATTATTTCTGGTCGCTCGTGCTCGTACAGTCGGACAGCGCCCGCCCTGTGACCGCCGGCATTCAGGCGCTGAAGGAGACCTGGACCAATACCTGGCACCTGATCTCTGCGGGCTCGCTGCTCGCCGCCGTGCCGCCGGTTCTCGTCTTCTTCCTGATGCAGCGCCAGTTCATCGCCGGCCTCACCTTCGGCGCCACCAAGGGCTGA
- a CDS encoding ABC transporter substrate-binding protein, producing MTISKHIATALVGAGLMAGTNAYAGTVVFNASVASDPDRAAVTAAVDAFEKIHPDIDVDINFYDEESNKTAIRNWLTTSPPDIVKWYAGNKMVQLVEPGLLADVSDIWTDEEKTEFGPGMVDSISVDGKQYGVPTSYSTWAIYYRTDLFEKAGVTAPIATFDDLVAACTTFRDNGIIPIALGSKGAWPLAGWFDYIDLRLNGYKFHMDLMNGKVAWSDDKVKAVFAEWKKLVDADCFAENHTSLAWREGLAKMNQGEAAMMLMGNYLIASLTPESEPVTGAMNFPVINADIPRAEDAPIETYHIPAKAKNIPEAKLFLAFLMEPSTQSLMSEIYPVLPANPEASPPDVRLLKDSAELAAGAEYYAQFIDRDTDSQVATVAMDGFQEFLVHPERLDRILANIDRAQQRAYPQ from the coding sequence ATGACAATTTCAAAGCATATTGCCACCGCACTCGTCGGTGCCGGCCTCATGGCCGGGACGAACGCTTACGCTGGTACGGTGGTGTTCAACGCGTCGGTCGCAAGCGACCCCGATCGCGCCGCAGTCACGGCCGCCGTCGACGCTTTCGAGAAGATCCATCCCGACATTGATGTCGATATCAACTTCTACGACGAGGAAAGCAACAAGACGGCGATCCGCAACTGGCTGACGACCAGCCCGCCCGATATCGTCAAATGGTATGCTGGCAACAAGATGGTGCAGCTGGTCGAACCCGGACTTCTCGCCGACGTTTCCGATATCTGGACGGACGAGGAAAAGACCGAGTTCGGTCCCGGCATGGTCGACAGCATCAGCGTCGACGGCAAGCAGTACGGCGTGCCGACCTCGTACTCGACATGGGCGATCTATTATCGCACCGATCTGTTCGAGAAGGCCGGTGTAACCGCTCCGATCGCCACCTTCGATGATCTTGTTGCCGCCTGCACGACCTTCCGCGACAACGGGATAATCCCGATTGCGCTGGGTTCCAAGGGCGCATGGCCGCTTGCCGGCTGGTTCGACTATATCGACCTGCGCCTCAACGGCTACAAGTTCCACATGGACCTGATGAACGGCAAGGTGGCCTGGAGCGATGATAAGGTGAAGGCTGTCTTTGCCGAGTGGAAGAAGCTCGTCGACGCCGATTGCTTCGCCGAAAATCACACGAGCCTCGCCTGGCGCGAGGGCCTTGCCAAGATGAACCAGGGCGAGGCGGCGATGATGCTGATGGGCAACTATCTGATTGCCAGCCTGACGCCGGAGAGCGAGCCGGTAACCGGCGCGATGAATTTCCCGGTGATCAACGCGGATATTCCGCGCGCCGAGGATGCGCCGATCGAAACCTATCACATTCCCGCAAAGGCCAAGAATATCCCTGAAGCCAAGCTGTTCCTCGCCTTCCTGATGGAGCCCTCGACCCAGTCGCTGATGTCGGAAATCTATCCGGTTCTGCCGGCAAACCCGGAAGCGAGCCCGCCGGATGTCCGTCTCCTGAAGGACAGCGCCGAACTTGCTGCCGGTGCCGAATACTATGCGCAGTTCATCGACCGCGATACCGATAGCCAGGTCGCCACTGTCGCCATGGACGGCTTCCAGGAGTTCCTGGTCCATCCCGAGCGGCTGGATCGAATCCTCGCCAATATCGACCGGGCCCAGCAGCGCGCCTATCCGCAATAA
- a CDS encoding beta-galactosidase, with product MLGVCYYPEHWNEDWWAEDARQMREMGIAYVRIAEFAWSRMEPEPGRYDWAWLDRAIDTLAAEGLKVVLGTPTAAAPKWLIDAHPDVLPVFADGRARGFGSRRHYTAASSTFRAETDRIVTAMAERYGSHEAVVGWQIDNEFGGDDTVLLYGPEDAAGFQDWLKTRYQSVEALNRAWGNVFWSMEFRSFDEVIPPAGQVSDANPAALLDFWRYSSDSLSDYCGLQARILRKHSPGRFITHNFMGFFHQFDHDRLSESLDFCSWDSYPLGKIEHFPLSDSERARWYNTSHPDFSAFHHELYRKLRNDRFWIMEQQPGPVNWAHWNPAPKPGMVRLWGWEALVHGAEVVSYFRWRQVPFAQEQMHAGLTRPDRQLSPGGKEVTRLGRETAEVGALPPIARADVAIVLDYEAAWITTIEPQGADFNYKLLLHRWYEALRRHGINVDVLVPGRSLAGYKLVFVPSMPVVSEAARSAFQETDAHIVFGPRSGSKLQNFAIPDSLPPGPLQAFLPLKVAEVSSLRPGLAIPVSGEALSGTASRWLEQLETALPSRLATEDGQPVMVSSKMASYLGAWLDPALLHALFGRLLDEADIARVEMPEAVRLVRRGNMAVIFNYGPEPYTIPFAARRFLLGNRTIPPQDLAIFETAP from the coding sequence ATGCTGGGCGTCTGCTACTACCCCGAACACTGGAACGAAGACTGGTGGGCCGAGGATGCCCGGCAGATGCGCGAAATGGGCATAGCCTACGTCCGTATCGCCGAATTCGCCTGGAGCCGGATGGAACCCGAGCCCGGTCGCTATGACTGGGCCTGGCTCGATCGCGCCATCGATACGCTTGCCGCGGAAGGGCTGAAGGTGGTGCTTGGCACGCCGACCGCCGCTGCACCGAAATGGCTGATTGACGCCCATCCGGATGTGCTGCCGGTCTTTGCCGATGGCCGCGCCCGTGGTTTCGGCTCGCGCCGGCACTATACCGCCGCTTCCTCAACCTTCCGCGCCGAGACGGACCGGATCGTCACCGCGATGGCAGAACGCTATGGCTCCCACGAAGCGGTCGTTGGCTGGCAGATCGACAATGAATTCGGCGGCGACGATACGGTTCTGCTCTACGGCCCCGAAGATGCGGCGGGTTTTCAGGACTGGCTGAAAACGCGCTACCAGTCTGTCGAAGCGCTGAACCGCGCCTGGGGCAATGTCTTCTGGTCAATGGAATTTCGCTCGTTCGACGAAGTGATCCCGCCGGCCGGTCAAGTTTCCGACGCCAATCCGGCGGCACTTCTCGATTTCTGGCGTTATTCCTCCGACAGCCTGTCGGACTATTGTGGGCTGCAAGCGAGAATCCTCAGGAAGCACTCGCCCGGACGCTTCATAACCCACAATTTCATGGGTTTCTTTCACCAGTTCGATCACGACAGGCTGTCGGAAAGCCTCGACTTCTGTTCCTGGGATTCCTATCCGCTTGGCAAGATCGAGCATTTCCCGCTTTCCGACAGCGAGCGGGCGCGCTGGTACAACACCTCGCATCCCGACTTTTCCGCTTTTCACCACGAGCTTTACCGCAAGCTCCGCAATGACCGCTTCTGGATCATGGAGCAGCAGCCCGGCCCGGTGAACTGGGCTCACTGGAACCCGGCGCCAAAGCCGGGCATGGTCCGGCTCTGGGGCTGGGAGGCGCTGGTCCATGGCGCCGAGGTGGTGAGCTATTTCCGCTGGCGGCAGGTGCCGTTTGCCCAGGAGCAGATGCATGCGGGTCTCACCCGCCCGGACCGCCAGCTTTCGCCGGGCGGCAAGGAGGTGACACGGCTCGGCCGTGAGACCGCCGAGGTGGGCGCGCTACCGCCGATCGCACGCGCCGATGTCGCCATCGTGCTCGACTACGAGGCCGCCTGGATTACCACGATCGAGCCGCAGGGTGCGGATTTCAACTACAAGCTCTTGCTGCACCGCTGGTACGAGGCCTTGCGCCGCCATGGCATCAATGTCGATGTGCTGGTGCCGGGCCGGTCGCTTGCGGGCTACAAACTTGTCTTCGTGCCGTCGATGCCGGTGGTGTCCGAAGCAGCCCGCAGCGCCTTTCAGGAGACGGATGCCCATATCGTCTTCGGTCCGCGCTCCGGTTCGAAACTTCAGAATTTCGCGATTCCGGACAGCTTGCCACCGGGCCCGCTTCAGGCATTCCTGCCGCTGAAGGTCGCAGAAGTCTCCTCGCTCCGGCCTGGCCTTGCCATTCCCGTTTCCGGCGAGGCGCTCTCCGGCACGGCTTCCCGCTGGCTGGAGCAACTGGAGACGGCGCTTCCTTCGCGGCTTGCCACCGAAGACGGCCAACCGGTGATGGTTTCAAGCAAAATGGCGAGCTATCTCGGCGCGTGGCTCGATCCCGCGCTTCTCCACGCACTCTTCGGCCGCCTGCTGGATGAGGCCGATATTGCCCGTGTCGAAATGCCGGAGGCCGTGCGTCTGGTGCGGCGCGGAAACATGGCGGTGATCTTCAACTACGGCCCGGAGCCATACACCATACCCTTTGCCGCCCGCCGCTTTCTGCTCGGCAACAGAACCATTCCCCCGCAGGATCTCGCAATCTTCGAAACCGCGCCCTGA
- a CDS encoding transposase, with product MSAVHNITWRALPERFGKWNSVWERFERLSKGGTLTLFTLFRRLIMHWNRDPLA from the coding sequence ATATCCGCGGTTCATAACATTACCTGGCGTGCGTTGCCGGAGCGTTTCGGCAAGTGGAATAGCGTCTGGGAACGGTTCGAACGACTGAGCAAGGGCGGCACCCTCACTCTCTTTACGCTATTTCGGCGACTAATAATGCACTGGAACCGCGATCCGCTGGCCTGA
- a CDS encoding ABC transporter ATP-binding protein, which yields MSYVTLDHITKDFGPARVIDDISLAIEKGEFVVFVGPSGCGKSTLLRLIAGLEQVTGGALAIDGRDITRLDSANRGIAMVFQSYALYPHMTVADNITFGMRMNKVDKALIAERLSRAAQMLHLEPLLERRPAQLSGGQRQRVAIGRAIVRDPSVFLFDEPLSNLDAALRHEMRVEILKLHRDLGSTMIYVTHDQVEAMTMADKIVVLSGGKIEQIGSPLDLYLKPANRFVAEFLGSPKINTIETSVATLSDGFASLPLPGGGVVALPAGATTVAPGAAVTLGVRPEHFVVGEAAQATLSGTVELVEHLGSETLLTVRVDDDTVLTVKADGVSRLRYGDAISLGLRPEACQVFDAAGETIIFASVASAAV from the coding sequence ATGTCCTATGTAACCCTCGATCACATCACCAAGGACTTTGGTCCGGCCCGCGTCATCGATGACATCTCGCTTGCCATCGAAAAGGGCGAGTTCGTCGTCTTTGTCGGCCCGTCGGGCTGCGGCAAGTCGACGCTGCTGCGTCTCATCGCCGGGCTCGAACAGGTCACGGGCGGCGCGCTCGCTATCGATGGCCGTGACATCACCAGGCTCGACAGCGCCAATCGCGGCATCGCCATGGTGTTTCAGTCCTATGCGCTTTACCCGCATATGACGGTTGCCGACAACATCACCTTCGGCATGCGGATGAACAAGGTCGACAAGGCGCTGATTGCCGAGCGGCTTTCGCGCGCGGCGCAGATGCTGCATCTGGAACCGCTGCTCGAACGCAGGCCCGCCCAGCTTTCCGGCGGCCAGCGCCAGCGTGTCGCGATCGGCCGCGCCATCGTGCGTGATCCGAGCGTGTTCCTGTTCGACGAGCCGCTTTCGAACCTCGATGCGGCGCTGCGTCACGAAATGCGGGTGGAGATCCTGAAGCTTCACCGCGACCTCGGCTCGACCATGATCTATGTAACGCACGATCAGGTCGAGGCGATGACCATGGCCGACAAGATCGTGGTGCTCTCGGGCGGAAAGATCGAGCAGATCGGCTCCCCGCTCGATCTCTACCTGAAGCCCGCAAACCGCTTCGTTGCCGAGTTTCTCGGCTCGCCGAAGATCAACACGATCGAGACATCGGTCGCCACGCTTTCCGATGGCTTTGCCAGCCTGCCGCTGCCCGGCGGCGGAGTGGTGGCGTTGCCGGCTGGTGCTACGACGGTCGCGCCGGGAGCTGCTGTGACGCTCGGCGTAAGGCCGGAGCATTTCGTCGTCGGCGAGGCGGCTCAGGCGACACTGTCCGGAACGGTCGAACTGGTCGAGCATCTCGGATCGGAAACATTGCTGACCGTTCGCGTCGACGACGATACGGTGCTGACCGTCAAGGCGGATGGCGTTTCCCGCCTGCGTTACGGCGATGCGATTTCCCTTGGCCTGCGCCCTGAAGCCTGCCAGGTTTTCGATGCCGCCGGCGAAACCATCATCTTCGCTTCCGTCGCTTCTGCGGCAGTTTAA
- a CDS encoding helix-turn-helix domain-containing protein — MTTLRKAPFGIAEDRFSADRRDRVLPMRGPHMHNQVELNLILSGTVRYLFNGKVVEVATDDFVFFWGAVPHQVVEADDDAHFSCIYVPIETFMFAPFSRALKTAVLNGGFIRIDEKMAFDTELMLMVQKELRANAEMLSTLNYAHLELRLRRADLNGWTDLMADAPRVSSTLRGNHRKVVEMTRYISDHADTEIVVADIARAANLNPKYAMSLFRQSTGMTIAQYLMRCRLVTAQRLLLSTEKNAAAIAFEAGFGSVSRFYKVFHDQTGMSPKRFRNAYRLEEPAS; from the coding sequence ATGACCACATTGCGCAAGGCCCCGTTCGGCATCGCCGAAGACCGTTTCTCGGCCGACAGGCGCGACCGCGTGCTACCGATGCGCGGCCCGCACATGCACAATCAGGTTGAACTCAACCTGATCCTCAGCGGCACCGTCCGCTATCTCTTCAACGGCAAGGTGGTTGAAGTCGCCACCGACGACTTCGTGTTCTTCTGGGGCGCCGTGCCACATCAGGTGGTCGAAGCGGACGACGATGCGCATTTTTCCTGCATCTATGTGCCGATCGAGACCTTCATGTTCGCCCCTTTCAGCCGGGCATTGAAAACCGCCGTGCTCAATGGCGGCTTCATTCGCATCGATGAAAAGATGGCGTTCGACACGGAACTGATGCTGATGGTGCAGAAGGAACTGCGCGCAAACGCGGAGATGCTGTCGACGCTGAACTATGCGCATCTCGAGTTGCGCCTGCGACGCGCCGACCTCAACGGCTGGACCGACCTGATGGCCGATGCGCCGAGGGTGTCCAGCACCTTGAGAGGCAATCATCGCAAGGTGGTCGAAATGACCCGCTATATCAGCGATCACGCCGACACGGAGATCGTCGTTGCCGACATTGCCCGGGCGGCCAACCTCAATCCGAAATACGCCATGAGCCTGTTCAGGCAGTCGACCGGCATGACGATCGCCCAGTATCTTATGCGCTGCAGGCTGGTGACGGCGCAGCGGCTGCTGCTCAGCACCGAAAAGAACGCCGCCGCCATTGCCTTCGAAGCAGGCTTCGGCTCCGTCAGCCGCTTCTACAAGGTCTTTCACGATCAGACCGGAATGTCGCCAAAACGCTTCCGCAACGCCTATCGGCTGGAAGAGCCTGCCAGCTAA
- a CDS encoding carbohydrate ABC transporter permease: MKRSLAVNILLALTLLALVILVALPFWWVISGSFKLPQDIIARKPTFFPHSFTLQHYVKLLANSAYTTYVGNSLIVATFSTLITLALAVPASFAFFRLKFPGRRTLFRIILLAYAFPSIVVLIPLFGMFTKLGIIDTLPSLVIVNVAFALPFSIWMLRSFFATVPKEIEEAAVMDGAPPTVILRRVMLPLIAPGMASVGIFAFISSWTEYVFASVLIISDDKRTVPVGFAGIIGQYQIDWGLLLAGVVLAVAPVVILFAFIGRWFVSGLTEGAVK; this comes from the coding sequence ATGAAGCGTTCACTCGCCGTCAACATTCTGCTGGCGCTTACTCTTCTCGCGCTCGTTATTCTGGTGGCACTGCCGTTCTGGTGGGTCATCTCCGGATCGTTCAAGCTGCCGCAGGACATCATCGCGCGGAAACCGACCTTCTTTCCGCATTCCTTCACGCTGCAGCATTATGTGAAACTGCTCGCCAATTCCGCCTACACCACCTATGTCGGCAACAGCCTGATCGTGGCGACGTTTTCGACGCTGATCACCCTGGCACTGGCGGTGCCAGCTTCCTTCGCCTTCTTCCGACTGAAATTCCCCGGTCGGCGTACGCTGTTCCGCATCATCCTGCTCGCCTACGCGTTTCCAAGCATCGTGGTGCTGATCCCGCTTTTCGGCATGTTCACGAAACTCGGCATCATCGACACCCTGCCCTCACTCGTGATCGTCAATGTCGCCTTCGCGCTGCCGTTCTCGATCTGGATGCTGCGTTCCTTCTTCGCCACCGTGCCGAAGGAAATCGAGGAAGCGGCGGTGATGGACGGCGCGCCGCCGACGGTCATTCTGCGCCGGGTGATGTTGCCACTGATTGCACCGGGCATGGCAAGCGTCGGCATCTTCGCCTTCATCTCTTCATGGACCGAATATGTGTTCGCCTCGGTTCTCATCATCTCCGACGACAAGCGCACGGTTCCTGTCGGCTTTGCCGGCATTATCGGCCAGTACCAGATCGACTGGGGCCTGCTTCTCGCCGGCGTCGTTCTGGCGGTCGCGCCGGTCGTCATTCTCTTCGCCTTCATCGGGCGCTGGTTCGTCAGCGGCCTGACCGAAGGCGCGGTCAAATAG
- a CDS encoding sugar ABC transporter permease, with the protein MADQMMTGQRPAAPGFWRRNQRRLAPILFLAPAVIMFTVFVVVPVIESLRLSLYDWDGLSAPRFIGLGNYVELFRDDPVFWTALKNNIYWLVAFLVSPALGLLLALFLNQSGFGMRFVKSLYFMPFVISQVVVGLMFSWFFNADFGLLNHILEGFGLPPVALLESENSATFVIIAAGLWPQVAYCMILYLTGLTAINPELLEAARMEGVKGFKLLWHIVLPQLKPATSIALIVSVVGALRSFDLVSVMTDGGPYQSSTVLAYYMYEQTFGAFRIGYGAAIASCLFFLMDICIVIYLIRSLPRARAR; encoded by the coding sequence TTGGCCGACCAGATGATGACGGGGCAGCGCCCCGCCGCGCCGGGTTTCTGGCGCCGCAACCAACGGCGGCTTGCGCCTATCCTGTTTCTCGCCCCCGCCGTGATCATGTTTACCGTGTTCGTGGTTGTTCCGGTGATCGAGAGCCTGCGCCTAAGCCTCTATGACTGGGACGGGCTTTCAGCACCACGCTTCATCGGGCTCGGCAACTATGTCGAACTCTTCCGTGACGATCCGGTGTTCTGGACGGCACTGAAGAACAATATCTACTGGCTGGTGGCCTTCCTGGTCTCGCCCGCGCTCGGTCTCCTGTTGGCCTTGTTCCTGAACCAGTCCGGCTTTGGCATGCGCTTCGTGAAGTCGCTCTATTTCATGCCATTCGTCATCTCGCAGGTGGTGGTCGGGCTGATGTTCAGTTGGTTCTTCAATGCCGATTTCGGACTGCTGAACCACATCCTCGAAGGTTTCGGCCTGCCGCCGGTGGCGTTGCTGGAAAGCGAAAACAGCGCGACCTTCGTCATCATCGCCGCCGGGCTCTGGCCGCAGGTCGCCTATTGCATGATCCTCTATCTGACAGGGCTCACGGCCATCAACCCGGAGCTTCTGGAGGCTGCCCGAATGGAAGGGGTGAAGGGCTTCAAGCTGCTCTGGCATATCGTGCTGCCGCAGTTGAAGCCCGCAACCTCCATCGCGCTTATCGTTTCCGTCGTCGGCGCGCTCCGCTCCTTCGACCTCGTCTCGGTGATGACGGATGGCGGCCCCTACCAGTCGTCCACAGTGCTCGCCTACTACATGTACGAACAGACTTTCGGCGCCTTCCGCATCGGCTATGGCGCGGCGATCGCCTCATGCCTGTTCTTCCTCATGGATATCTGCATCGTGATCTATCTGATCCGGTCGCTGCCGCGCGCGAGGGCTCGCTGA
- a CDS encoding carbohydrate ABC transporter permease, whose product MRNSSLLAFAFVAPAMLVLLLILGWPLVSAVILSFQDVRYVGTEPHWVGFANYIKVLSGSKLLSSIGLSLIWVVANAVLQTMLALAAALALNERFRGAKVARTWIILTWIVPTVVVVMIWRWLFSTSGGMINPLLIQMGIIDRPIGFFASPAGAFATLVFINSWRWFPFITLMLLAGMTRIPGDLYEAARIDGANAWKRFTRITWPLLKPTLGVLAVIGTLLSFNVFDIIWLLTAGGPANGTRTMPVLIYETAFKGYRLSEAATVSVIATILLLAFALITARALDREEN is encoded by the coding sequence ATGCGCAATTCCAGCCTGCTGGCATTCGCCTTTGTTGCCCCGGCCATGCTGGTACTGCTCCTGATCCTCGGCTGGCCGCTCGTTTCGGCCGTCATCCTGAGTTTTCAGGATGTCCGCTATGTCGGAACCGAACCGCACTGGGTCGGTTTCGCCAACTATATCAAGGTGCTGTCGGGCTCAAAGCTCTTGTCCTCGATCGGCCTTTCGCTGATCTGGGTCGTCGCCAATGCCGTGCTGCAGACTATGCTGGCGCTGGCAGCCGCCCTTGCTCTCAACGAGCGCTTCCGCGGAGCGAAGGTCGCCCGCACCTGGATCATCCTGACCTGGATCGTGCCGACCGTGGTGGTGGTAATGATCTGGCGCTGGCTGTTCTCGACATCGGGCGGCATGATCAATCCGCTCCTGATCCAGATGGGTATCATCGATCGTCCGATCGGCTTCTTTGCGAGCCCCGCCGGCGCCTTCGCCACCCTCGTCTTCATCAATTCATGGCGCTGGTTTCCGTTCATCACCCTCATGCTGCTGGCCGGCATGACGCGCATTCCAGGCGATCTCTACGAGGCCGCCCGCATCGACGGCGCCAATGCCTGGAAGCGGTTCACCCGCATCACCTGGCCGCTTCTGAAGCCGACGCTCGGCGTGCTTGCCGTCATCGGCACGCTCCTGTCCTTCAACGTGTTCGATATCATCTGGCTGCTGACGGCCGGTGGCCCGGCCAACGGAACCCGCACAATGCCCGTGCTGATCTACGAGACCGCCTTCAAGGGCTATCGCCTCAGCGAGGCGGCGACCGTTTCGGTGATCGCCACCATTCTTCTGCTCGCCTTCGCGCTGATCACCGCGCGGGCGCTTGATCGCGAGGAGAACTGA
- a CDS encoding ABC transporter ATP-binding protein, which translates to MAELSLRNVRKSFSGTEVIHDVNLDVESGAFVVFVGPSGCGKSTLLRMIAGLEEVTAGKIAIEGQDVTNTDPARRGIAMVFQSYALYPHMTVEENIGFPLEMAGMSKEARKAEVQKAADILHLGPYLQRKPKALSGGQRQRVAIGRAIVRNPKIFLFDEPLSNLDAELRVRMRLEIARLHEEIGATMVYVTHDQVEAMTLATKIVVLRDGNIEQVGAPIELYNDPDNMFVAGFIGSPKMNFIPARVTGRGDSDAAILTVPELGLEALEVMPRDPAASLAGDVMLGIRPDCFGAEGAAAPVAVNLTCEVTERLGNVTYMHALASDGESIVAELRGQPAIRTGDTVPLSLDAGRLMLFSKDGRRL; encoded by the coding sequence ATGGCAGAACTCTCGCTCCGCAATGTCCGCAAGTCGTTTTCCGGCACAGAAGTCATCCACGACGTCAATCTCGATGTCGAAAGCGGCGCCTTCGTCGTCTTTGTCGGCCCGTCCGGCTGCGGAAAGTCGACGCTTTTGCGCATGATCGCTGGCCTCGAAGAGGTGACCGCCGGCAAGATCGCGATCGAAGGCCAGGACGTCACCAACACCGATCCCGCCAGGCGCGGCATCGCCATGGTGTTTCAGTCCTATGCGCTTTACCCGCACATGACGGTGGAAGAAAATATCGGCTTTCCGCTGGAAATGGCGGGCATGAGCAAGGAAGCCCGCAAGGCGGAAGTGCAGAAGGCCGCCGACATCCTGCATCTCGGCCCCTATCTGCAGCGCAAGCCCAAGGCGCTTTCCGGCGGCCAGCGCCAGCGCGTCGCCATCGGCCGCGCCATCGTGCGCAATCCGAAGATCTTCCTGTTCGACGAACCGCTTTCCAACCTCGACGCGGAACTCAGAGTGCGCATGCGCCTCGAGATCGCCCGGCTGCACGAGGAGATCGGGGCTACGATGGTCTATGTCACCCACGACCAGGTGGAGGCGATGACGCTCGCCACCAAGATCGTGGTGCTGCGCGATGGCAATATCGAGCAGGTCGGCGCACCGATCGAGCTCTACAATGACCCCGACAACATGTTCGTCGCCGGCTTCATCGGCTCGCCGAAGATGAATTTCATCCCCGCCCGGGTGACCGGACGCGGTGATAGCGACGCGGCCATTCTCACCGTTCCCGAGCTTGGCCTCGAAGCGCTTGAAGTCATGCCGCGCGATCCGGCAGCTTCACTGGCAGGCGACGTCATGCTCGGCATCCGGCCGGACTGTTTTGGCGCCGAGGGCGCTGCAGCGCCCGTCGCCGTGAACCTGACCTGCGAAGTGACCGAGCGGCTCGGCAACGTCACCTATATGCACGCGCTGGCCAGCGACGGCGAAAGCATCGTCGCCGAACTGCGCGGGCAGCCCGCGATCCGCACCGGCGATACAGTTCCCCTGTCGCTCGATGCGGGTCGCCTGATGCTGTTTTCCAAGGATGGGCGGCGCCTCTAG